The Streptomyces pactum genome contains a region encoding:
- a CDS encoding SDR family NAD(P)-dependent oxidoreductase produces the protein MPTAFITGASSGIGRAFAGQLAAQGYDLTLVARTTASLDPTAAALRRSGRQVRVLAADLVTDTGINRVTAALESRTPDLLINSAGMGLGGAFPFTNAAAEEAQVRLNVVAVMRTTHAALPGMLRRNTGAVVNVTSVAACGPAWLASTYPASKSWVLSFTESIARSATVRRSGVHLMAVLPGYTRTAFHTRAGMGTDHLPAWMWLSADQVASDALRDLSQGRLVSIPSWRYKAAVWGMRHLPHRLTAALGWDFSTGRGAPAEPPGTRA, from the coding sequence GTGCCCACCGCCTTCATCACCGGAGCCAGCTCCGGGATCGGCCGCGCCTTCGCCGGGCAACTGGCCGCCCAGGGCTATGACCTGACGCTGGTGGCTCGCACCACCGCCAGCCTCGACCCGACCGCTGCCGCGCTGCGACGTTCTGGACGACAGGTACGGGTACTGGCCGCCGACCTGGTCACTGACACCGGCATCAACCGGGTCACGGCAGCTCTGGAGAGCCGGACGCCGGATCTCCTGATCAACAGCGCGGGCATGGGGCTCGGGGGTGCCTTCCCCTTCACGAACGCGGCGGCCGAAGAGGCTCAGGTGCGCCTGAACGTCGTTGCCGTCATGCGCACCACCCATGCGGCCCTTCCGGGCATGCTGCGTCGCAATACCGGCGCGGTCGTCAACGTGACCTCCGTGGCTGCCTGCGGACCCGCTTGGCTGGCCAGCACCTACCCGGCCAGCAAATCCTGGGTGCTCTCCTTCACCGAATCCATCGCACGCTCGGCGACGGTCCGACGCAGCGGTGTTCACCTCATGGCCGTCCTCCCCGGCTACACCCGAACGGCGTTCCACACCCGGGCTGGTATGGGCACCGACCACCTACCGGCATGGATGTGGCTGAGCGCCGACCAGGTCGCCAGTGACGCCCTGCGCGACCTGTCCCAAGGCCGACTGGTCAGCATCCCGTCCTGGCGGTACAAAGCCGCAGTCTGGGGCATGCGCCACCTCCCGCACCGCCTGACCGCCGCACTGGGCTGGGACTTCAGCACCGGCCGTGGAGCGCCGGCCGAACCACCGGGAACACGCGCATGA
- a CDS encoding type I polyketide synthase, with protein MASTTVDHDGQAVAIVGVSCRLPGDITGLDRLWETLGEGRDEVSSVPADRFDVSRFVDSRRRRGDRSYTSCGGFLGDIAGFDTGYFSNISPREAGRMDPQHRLLLEMAVEALDDAGIDQHVVAGSDTAVFVGISSRDYGDLQMVGGSSSTAYTMAGVASTNAANRISYLFDWNGPSMAVDTACSSSLTALHQACEALRAGRSSMALVGGVNVLLNPMGFVGFSAASMLSPTGRCRPFSAEADGYVRAEGGGVTVLKRLADALADGDRIHGIIRASGANSDGRTAGLAMPSATAQSNLLEQVYASAGMHAGELNYLEAHGTGTPAGDPVECQAIGRALGRHRTNGALPIGSVKSNLGHLEAASGMAGLLKALLILQRRHVPATLHSDTLNPDIDFAGLGIQPCTAPLPLPAEGPLAVGVNSFGFGGSNAHVILGSAPAPAPAPRPTSWDGRATFPVVISARSEEALDATAAAMAERLRQESERGLYDVAWTAARRRTAHPHRAVVLAGTAEEGARLLEALSTHEGAPPAGTATGQALNDGRVVFAFAGNGSQWAGMGADLLREEPVFRGAVARVDEALEPYLGWSVQQEMETADAGRMQATEVAQPVLFAFQVALAELLGSRGIRPAAVLGHSVGEIAAAYVAGALDLPAAALVVAERSRAQAATRGTGRMAAVSSSREQTVKEIAPYGGVLEIAAVNGADDVTICGPGRRLAQLGQELEARGVFFRLLDLDYAFHSRAMDPVRQGLTSALASLHAGATRVPLVSTVTGLPATGRELTADYWWRNVREPVAFGPALEHLLTEGYDTFVEIGPHPVLRPYLRKAMRAAERPSLILAPCARAVDAPTAVATAVAQLLAVGARPDWETIFRVPGRLVALPSYRWQRERQFHGDPQWWLRSLGETGPVQHPLLGVGVPVKQPTWSTLIEPDRLPWLADHQVTGSVVMPATGYLEMALAAGRLVHDAPVEVDNLLILRALDVPWNDDTADVHVQVSLSEQDQALEIAARPSPSTAWQLHARARVRRLLADRPEPMDIDAIRARLRSSMAGSEHYARAQRAGLSYGPAFQVLTHLDFGQDEAVATYTQTAPADGYHAHPALLDGALQAGAVFTAVDGFYQPFLPVGVDALQIWQELPNTGLIHVRARERGTGEQCWDITITDPDGQVCAVMAGARLRRLADAVTDPVQHLVSTLRSAPTTADRNRSAPLPSPHILAEAVQPHQQVLEEAWRRDGHDAALNSLHQTCAHLIADALAHLLPPGVQEFSVGDLVDAGMLRQHARLAELLARVTACGVIEPVPAEPAEPQRWRLPAQRRSLEHFRQTMSAFPQHVVEAILFGRCSLHLAEVLRGERDPLQLLFDEPDRHLIEYFYSDAAQPRFHNQLLRGLLREIVAAWPADRPLRILEVGAGTGGSTAVLLDELPPERTTYTFTDRSASFFLHAQSRFADADFLTYQCLDLEEDPAEQGFTEASFDLVIATNVLHATTDLRQTLAKVSWLLVDDGQLLAFETHNPGLLAPVFGPLEGFWNFTDTSLRKYSPLLAADAWGPLLQSCGFGEVAQLGHDHPADQLDYSVICAQRAARTAPLALPGLPAVDTTRWIVAAESTDSPLARHLAATLARAGAEVRTTVCAKAAEQAARWTEDQISVHVALIFDSDPTGDQATAVTDQATARLGALRALATACSDTSRAAPAQLWVVTRPSGLHPAPEVPAHPEDAALWGATRTLANEHSQLAVRRISLEQGPRPADDAERLAAELLHPSDEDEVVLTRNGRFVPRVRPQAPAVARPADTASTAYTLRLDQAGLKPRLAWTATDPAAPADNEVVIAVEAAALNYRDVMLAIGLLPPGAETPLPGGPALGLECSGTITAVGRGVTAFRPGDRVYALAPSSLSSHVTVDARLVGPVPDGMSCTEAATLPVVFFTAHHALERLARLQRDETVLIHGAAGGVGLAALQLAQSRGARVIATAGTPAKRDLLRMLGVSHVLNSRTLGFGQRVSQLTGGQGVDVVLNSLAGEAITRSLECLRPGGRFLELGKRDIYASTPLGLRPFKNNIAFYGIDAHQMISECLPQAEACFEEVVNRVSTGTYRPLPHLTYPAARVDEALRVLQRSRHIGKIIITFDEPPSVVQAAEPLRLSTDGSYLVTGGLGGLGAVAARRLADHGARHLTLVSRRGAGAPEAADLADSLGRRGVQVTVVAADVTQETDLRRVLQTIDTSGHPLSGVVHAAMGMDDASLVELTDERLRTVLEPKMLGGALLHRLTHDRDLRLFAMCSSVTAWVGNAYQAHYTAANSYLEALARHRQATGQAGTTVAWGAVDEAGYAARHGITDLLNRLGLSTISPDEACAALEHAAARGTAVTAVGRIDWRRMRSMLPAVQHPRLAGLIPAHTSAEDLSDQLRHQLATATPEEALTLAADAVTEVLAGILQIDPSRLNRDQRLDQLGLDSLMAVEAVIAARDRLGCELPTLEFLNAHGITDLARRALIRLGHQPPKRTHGPALSN; from the coding sequence GTGGCCAGCACCACCGTGGACCACGATGGCCAGGCTGTGGCCATCGTGGGCGTTTCCTGCCGACTGCCGGGTGACATCACCGGCCTGGACAGGCTGTGGGAAACGCTGGGTGAAGGCCGCGACGAGGTGAGCAGCGTCCCCGCTGACCGGTTCGATGTCAGCCGCTTTGTCGACAGCCGCCGACGCAGGGGAGACCGCAGTTACACGTCATGCGGGGGGTTCCTGGGTGATATCGCCGGATTCGACACCGGATACTTCTCCAACATCTCGCCCCGCGAGGCCGGCCGCATGGACCCGCAGCACCGGTTGCTGTTGGAGATGGCGGTGGAAGCCCTGGATGACGCAGGGATCGACCAACATGTCGTCGCGGGATCGGACACGGCTGTATTCGTCGGCATCTCCAGCCGCGACTACGGCGACCTGCAGATGGTGGGCGGCAGTTCGTCCACCGCTTACACCATGGCGGGGGTGGCTTCGACCAATGCCGCCAACCGCATTTCCTATCTGTTCGACTGGAACGGCCCGAGCATGGCCGTCGACACCGCCTGCTCCTCCAGCCTGACCGCCCTGCACCAGGCATGTGAGGCACTGCGAGCCGGACGAAGCTCCATGGCACTGGTCGGCGGTGTCAACGTACTCCTCAACCCCATGGGGTTCGTCGGGTTCTCCGCCGCCTCCATGCTGTCGCCGACCGGACGCTGCCGACCGTTCTCTGCCGAAGCCGACGGCTACGTCCGCGCGGAAGGCGGCGGCGTCACCGTGTTGAAACGGCTGGCCGACGCTCTGGCGGACGGGGACCGCATCCACGGGATCATCCGCGCCAGCGGCGCCAACAGCGATGGCCGCACCGCCGGCCTGGCCATGCCCAGCGCCACCGCCCAGAGCAACCTGCTCGAGCAGGTCTACGCGAGTGCCGGCATGCACGCTGGCGAGCTGAACTACCTGGAAGCCCACGGCACCGGCACGCCGGCGGGCGACCCCGTCGAATGCCAGGCGATCGGGCGGGCACTGGGCAGGCACCGTACCAACGGCGCACTGCCGATCGGATCGGTCAAGTCCAATCTGGGGCATCTCGAAGCGGCCTCCGGCATGGCCGGTCTGCTCAAAGCTCTGCTGATCCTGCAGCGTCGGCATGTTCCTGCCACGCTGCACTCCGATACTCTCAACCCGGATATCGACTTCGCCGGGTTGGGCATCCAACCGTGCACAGCACCCCTGCCGCTTCCGGCCGAAGGCCCGCTGGCGGTGGGCGTGAACTCCTTCGGCTTCGGTGGCTCCAACGCTCACGTGATCCTGGGCAGCGCCCCTGCCCCTGCCCCAGCGCCGCGGCCGACGAGCTGGGACGGGCGTGCCACCTTTCCTGTGGTCATCTCCGCCCGCTCCGAGGAGGCTCTGGACGCGACGGCAGCCGCCATGGCCGAACGTCTCCGGCAGGAGTCCGAGCGGGGCCTGTACGACGTGGCTTGGACTGCCGCACGTCGGCGCACCGCCCACCCGCACCGTGCGGTGGTGTTGGCGGGCACCGCGGAGGAGGGCGCCAGGCTGTTGGAGGCGCTCAGCACACACGAGGGCGCGCCCCCGGCCGGCACCGCGACCGGGCAGGCACTGAACGACGGCCGGGTGGTGTTCGCCTTCGCGGGCAACGGCAGCCAGTGGGCGGGTATGGGCGCTGACCTCCTGCGTGAGGAGCCGGTCTTCCGCGGCGCAGTCGCCCGCGTCGACGAGGCCCTCGAGCCGTACCTGGGCTGGTCCGTACAGCAGGAGATGGAGACGGCTGACGCCGGGCGGATGCAGGCCACGGAGGTCGCCCAACCGGTGCTGTTCGCCTTCCAGGTCGCTCTGGCCGAGCTGCTGGGGTCCAGGGGGATCCGCCCGGCCGCCGTCCTTGGGCACAGCGTCGGGGAGATCGCCGCCGCGTATGTGGCCGGGGCGCTGGATCTGCCGGCTGCGGCACTGGTGGTGGCCGAGCGCAGCCGCGCGCAGGCCGCCACCCGGGGAACCGGTCGCATGGCTGCCGTCAGCTCGTCCAGGGAGCAGACAGTCAAGGAGATCGCACCCTACGGCGGAGTATTGGAGATCGCCGCGGTCAACGGCGCCGACGACGTCACCATCTGCGGGCCCGGGCGGCGCCTTGCCCAGCTGGGGCAGGAGTTGGAAGCCCGTGGCGTGTTCTTCCGCCTGCTCGACCTCGACTACGCCTTCCACAGCCGGGCCATGGACCCGGTTCGCCAGGGTCTGACCTCTGCCCTGGCCAGCCTCCACGCCGGTGCGACGCGCGTTCCGCTCGTTTCCACGGTGACAGGACTGCCGGCCACTGGCCGGGAGCTGACCGCGGACTACTGGTGGCGCAACGTACGGGAGCCGGTCGCGTTCGGGCCCGCGCTCGAGCACCTCCTCACAGAGGGGTACGACACCTTCGTAGAAATTGGCCCCCACCCTGTGCTGCGGCCCTACCTTCGCAAAGCGATGCGGGCGGCCGAGCGGCCTTCGCTGATTCTGGCGCCGTGCGCCCGGGCCGTCGACGCGCCGACCGCGGTGGCCACCGCGGTCGCCCAGCTCCTTGCTGTCGGTGCGCGGCCGGACTGGGAGACCATCTTCCGCGTGCCGGGCCGACTGGTTGCCCTGCCTTCCTACCGCTGGCAGCGTGAGCGGCAGTTCCACGGCGATCCGCAGTGGTGGCTGCGCAGCCTCGGCGAAACGGGACCCGTGCAGCATCCCCTCTTGGGGGTCGGTGTGCCGGTCAAACAGCCCACCTGGTCCACGCTCATCGAACCGGACCGGCTGCCGTGGCTGGCCGATCACCAGGTCACCGGCAGCGTGGTCATGCCGGCCACCGGCTATCTGGAGATGGCTCTGGCTGCCGGACGCCTCGTGCATGACGCACCGGTCGAAGTCGACAACCTGCTCATCCTCAGGGCGCTGGACGTGCCGTGGAACGACGACACGGCGGACGTACACGTCCAGGTCTCCTTGAGCGAGCAGGACCAGGCGCTCGAGATCGCGGCACGACCCAGCCCGTCGACGGCATGGCAACTGCACGCCCGCGCCCGGGTACGGCGCCTCCTTGCGGACCGGCCCGAGCCCATGGACATCGACGCGATCCGCGCCCGGCTGCGGTCGAGCATGGCCGGCAGCGAGCACTACGCGCGTGCACAGCGGGCCGGCCTGTCGTACGGACCGGCCTTCCAGGTCCTCACCCACCTTGACTTCGGCCAGGACGAGGCTGTGGCCACCTACACGCAGACCGCTCCTGCGGACGGCTACCACGCTCACCCCGCGCTGCTCGACGGAGCCCTGCAGGCCGGAGCGGTCTTCACAGCCGTGGACGGTTTCTACCAGCCCTTCCTGCCGGTGGGAGTCGACGCGCTGCAGATCTGGCAGGAACTGCCGAACACCGGGCTGATCCATGTGCGGGCCCGTGAACGCGGTACCGGTGAACAGTGCTGGGACATCACCATCACCGATCCCGATGGGCAGGTCTGCGCCGTCATGGCCGGGGCCCGGCTGCGACGCCTGGCGGACGCGGTCACCGATCCCGTCCAGCACCTTGTGAGCACCCTGCGTTCCGCTCCCACCACGGCCGATCGCAACCGCTCGGCCCCCCTCCCCTCGCCACACATCCTGGCCGAGGCCGTCCAACCGCATCAGCAGGTGCTGGAGGAGGCATGGCGGCGCGACGGCCACGACGCCGCGCTGAACAGCCTGCACCAGACGTGTGCGCACCTGATTGCCGACGCCTTGGCTCATCTCCTGCCTCCCGGTGTCCAAGAGTTCAGCGTCGGTGACCTGGTGGACGCGGGAATGCTGCGTCAACATGCCCGGCTGGCCGAGCTGCTCGCCCGGGTCACAGCATGCGGCGTCATCGAGCCCGTCCCTGCTGAGCCGGCAGAGCCCCAGCGCTGGCGCTTGCCCGCTCAGCGCCGGTCCCTGGAGCACTTCCGCCAGACGATGTCCGCCTTTCCGCAGCATGTCGTGGAAGCGATTCTGTTCGGCCGATGCAGCCTGCACCTGGCCGAGGTGCTGCGCGGCGAACGGGATCCACTGCAATTGCTCTTCGACGAGCCCGACCGGCACCTGATCGAGTACTTCTACAGCGATGCCGCGCAGCCCAGGTTCCACAATCAGTTGCTTCGCGGTCTCCTCCGGGAGATCGTGGCCGCCTGGCCTGCCGACCGACCACTGCGCATCCTGGAAGTAGGGGCCGGTACCGGTGGCAGTACCGCCGTGCTACTGGACGAACTGCCGCCGGAGCGCACCACCTACACGTTCACCGACCGCTCAGCCAGTTTCTTCCTCCACGCCCAGTCCCGCTTCGCAGACGCCGACTTCCTCACCTACCAGTGCCTGGATCTGGAGGAGGATCCAGCAGAACAGGGCTTCACCGAAGCCTCCTTCGACCTGGTGATCGCCACCAACGTCCTGCACGCCACCACCGATCTGCGTCAGACCCTTGCCAAGGTGTCGTGGCTGCTGGTTGACGATGGCCAACTGCTGGCTTTCGAAACCCACAACCCCGGTTTGCTCGCGCCCGTATTCGGGCCCCTCGAAGGGTTCTGGAACTTCACCGACACTTCGCTGCGTAAGTACTCCCCCTTGTTGGCGGCTGATGCCTGGGGGCCGCTGCTGCAGTCCTGCGGTTTCGGCGAGGTCGCCCAACTCGGCCACGACCACCCTGCCGACCAGCTCGACTACTCCGTCATCTGCGCCCAGCGAGCCGCCCGCACCGCACCGCTCGCCCTTCCCGGGCTCCCGGCGGTCGACACCACCCGCTGGATCGTGGCAGCCGAGAGCACGGACAGCCCTCTGGCCCGTCATCTGGCTGCCACACTCGCCCGGGCCGGCGCCGAAGTGCGCACGACCGTGTGCGCGAAGGCCGCAGAGCAGGCAGCCCGGTGGACCGAAGACCAGATTTCCGTCCACGTCGCCTTGATCTTCGACAGCGACCCCACAGGCGATCAGGCCACCGCCGTCACCGACCAGGCAACAGCACGGCTCGGCGCCTTGCGGGCACTGGCTACCGCCTGCTCCGACACCTCCCGCGCGGCGCCGGCCCAACTATGGGTCGTCACCCGGCCCAGCGGCCTGCACCCGGCCCCCGAAGTCCCTGCTCACCCTGAAGATGCCGCATTGTGGGGGGCCACGCGCACGCTCGCCAACGAACACTCGCAACTCGCTGTGCGGCGCATCTCCCTTGAGCAAGGCCCGCGACCCGCGGACGACGCGGAGCGCCTGGCGGCCGAACTTCTCCACCCCAGCGATGAGGACGAAGTCGTCCTGACCCGCAACGGCCGCTTCGTGCCACGTGTGCGACCACAAGCACCCGCCGTCGCACGCCCCGCCGACACGGCTTCGACGGCGTACACGCTGCGGCTGGATCAGGCCGGGCTGAAGCCTCGACTGGCCTGGACCGCCACCGATCCTGCCGCGCCCGCGGACAACGAGGTCGTCATCGCCGTCGAGGCGGCAGCGCTGAACTACCGCGATGTCATGCTGGCGATCGGCCTCCTGCCGCCGGGCGCCGAAACACCGCTGCCGGGGGGCCCGGCCCTCGGACTGGAGTGCTCCGGCACCATCACCGCGGTCGGCCGGGGCGTCACCGCCTTCCGGCCGGGCGACCGGGTCTACGCCCTGGCACCAAGCAGCCTCAGCTCACACGTCACCGTGGACGCACGCCTGGTCGGCCCCGTCCCGGATGGGATGAGCTGCACCGAGGCCGCGACGCTGCCGGTGGTGTTCTTCACCGCCCATCACGCCCTCGAGCGTCTGGCCCGCCTCCAGCGCGACGAGACCGTCCTGATCCACGGCGCAGCCGGCGGCGTCGGACTGGCGGCCCTGCAACTGGCCCAAAGCCGTGGTGCACGCGTCATCGCCACCGCCGGCACACCGGCCAAGCGGGATCTGCTGCGGATGCTGGGCGTGTCGCACGTGCTCAACTCCCGCACGCTCGGCTTCGGCCAGCGGGTGTCGCAGCTCACCGGCGGCCAAGGCGTCGACGTCGTGCTCAACTCCCTGGCGGGGGAGGCCATTACCCGCAGCCTGGAATGCCTGCGCCCCGGAGGTCGGTTCCTCGAGCTCGGCAAACGCGACATCTACGCCTCCACCCCCTTGGGGCTTCGCCCCTTCAAGAACAACATCGCCTTCTACGGCATCGACGCCCATCAGATGATCTCCGAGTGCCTCCCCCAGGCCGAAGCGTGCTTCGAGGAGGTGGTGAACCGCGTCAGCACCGGCACGTACCGGCCGCTGCCGCATCTGACGTATCCGGCGGCAAGGGTGGACGAAGCCCTGCGCGTCCTGCAGCGCTCACGCCACATCGGCAAAATCATCATTACCTTCGATGAGCCACCCTCCGTTGTGCAAGCAGCCGAACCGCTGCGGCTGTCCACGGACGGCTCGTACCTCGTCACCGGCGGGCTGGGCGGGCTGGGCGCCGTCGCCGCCCGCCGACTGGCCGATCACGGCGCCCGCCATCTGACACTGGTGAGCCGCCGCGGGGCCGGGGCACCCGAAGCTGCTGACCTCGCCGACTCGCTGGGCCGGCGCGGCGTACAGGTCACCGTGGTGGCCGCCGATGTCACCCAGGAAACGGATCTACGGCGGGTCCTGCAGACCATCGACACCAGCGGTCATCCCCTATCGGGTGTCGTCCACGCCGCGATGGGCATGGACGACGCCTCCCTCGTAGAACTGACTGATGAGCGCCTCCGTACCGTCCTGGAGCCCAAGATGCTGGGCGGCGCCCTCCTCCACCGGCTCACACACGACCGCGACCTGCGTCTGTTCGCAATGTGCTCATCGGTCACTGCCTGGGTCGGCAACGCCTACCAGGCCCACTACACAGCAGCCAACAGCTACCTGGAAGCACTGGCCCGCCACCGGCAAGCCACAGGACAAGCCGGAACCACGGTGGCCTGGGGCGCCGTCGACGAAGCCGGCTATGCCGCCCGCCACGGCATCACCGACCTGCTGAACCGACTGGGACTGAGCACCATCAGCCCCGACGAGGCATGCGCTGCTCTGGAACACGCCGCCGCCCGCGGCACCGCGGTCACCGCCGTCGGCCGCATCGACTGGAGGCGCATGCGCAGCATGCTGCCCGCGGTGCAGCACCCCCGCCTCGCCGGTCTCATCCCCGCCCACACCTCCGCGGAGGACCTCAGCGACCAGTTGCGTCACCAGCTCGCCACCGCCACCCCCGAAGAAGCACTCACGCTGGCCGCCGATGCCGTCACCGAGGTCCTCGCCGGAATCCTCCAGATCGACCCCAGCCGCCTGAACCGTGACCAGCGGCTCGACCAGCTCGGCCTGGACTCCCTGATGGCCGTCGAGGCGGTGATCGCCGCCCGTGACCGGCTGGGGTGCGAACTACCCACCCTGGAATTCCTCAACGCCCACGGCATCACCGACCTCGCCCGGCGCGCCCTCATCCGGCTCGGGCACCAGCCACCCAAGCGCACACACGGTCCCGCCCTGAGCAACTGA
- a CDS encoding MMPL family transporter codes for MSEQPRPSTPGCSATRTSWLAVLTFWAVRNRLRILTATVLFTAVSGFLAIGLPAHLTNGGWLTDNTDSARTRIILRHSTHAGTPEVMLLATSRGSVDNAAARTAGTRLVDQLRHLPGVRGADSYWTGPIGPDPASLPARPVPDPLLRSADSHTALIALWLDGDQRAQSTITDTVLATVTRSSGPLTVQASGEAVVTRALERHITLDMLRMEAWALPITLLLLLGVFGSVLAACLPVAVGVVAITGTAAILRGLTAFTPVSTFALNLTTAVGLALAVDYSLFLVARYREETAAGHPHTLALVRATCAAGRIVVISAATVIASLLGLLLFPLYFLRSFALAGISVVLLASLASLIVIPAALACWGERLAQRDLLARWRRSTATTGRWHRLATTVMRRPLVVVTAVTAVLLLLALPFRHAAFGFSDERALPSHAPEVHAAQTLRHDFPQFRTHIDVVLRGWQPAGAQRVKDLDAYARRLAGLPHVQGLRTATGTYADGKAVGTSCSDSPTQSVCSPDERFTVVGGTWLAISTASLPYSSDATGLVRAIEDVPAPAPVMAGGPTKEFLDSQAAVARALPAAVTVIVLATLLLLFFFTRSLFLPVKALVVNSLSLTATFGAMVFVFQDGHFTWLVGHVTATGTTDLMLPLIAFFLAFGLSMDYEILLLARITEAHQRTRDTVQATAQGLQSAAPLFAASAALVLVVLLAMAAADLATIKLIAVTVALSVFLDVLIIRPLLVPAVMALAGSFNWWVPATLRHLIPSPSTAANVPEGGRKHEGPSSSGALTPETDRGNGSTSGRTQATPR; via the coding sequence ATGAGCGAGCAGCCGCGCCCCAGCACTCCCGGCTGCTCCGCCACACGAACGTCTTGGCTTGCCGTCCTGACGTTCTGGGCTGTCCGCAACCGACTGCGGATCCTGACCGCCACCGTCCTGTTCACCGCGGTCAGCGGCTTCCTCGCCATCGGCCTGCCCGCCCACTTGACCAACGGCGGATGGTTGACCGACAACACCGACTCCGCACGCACCCGCATCATCCTGCGTCACAGTACCCACGCAGGCACGCCGGAAGTGATGCTGCTGGCCACCAGCCGCGGCTCCGTGGACAACGCGGCCGCGCGGACGGCGGGCACCCGCCTCGTGGACCAGCTCCGCCACCTACCAGGCGTGCGCGGCGCCGACTCCTACTGGACCGGACCCATCGGCCCTGACCCAGCGTCGCTGCCTGCCCGGCCCGTCCCGGACCCGCTGCTGCGGTCCGCCGACAGCCACACCGCGCTGATCGCCCTGTGGCTCGACGGTGACCAGCGCGCACAAAGCACCATCACCGACACCGTGCTGGCCACCGTCACCCGGTCCAGCGGGCCCCTGACGGTCCAAGCATCCGGGGAAGCGGTGGTCACCCGTGCACTGGAGCGGCACATCACACTGGACATGCTCCGCATGGAGGCATGGGCGCTACCCATCACCCTCCTGCTGCTGCTCGGTGTCTTCGGCAGTGTCCTGGCTGCCTGTCTCCCCGTGGCAGTCGGCGTCGTCGCCATCACCGGCACGGCCGCCATCCTGCGGGGCCTGACTGCCTTCACCCCCGTCTCGACCTTCGCTCTGAACCTCACCACAGCCGTCGGACTGGCTCTCGCGGTCGACTACAGCCTCTTTCTCGTCGCCCGCTACCGCGAGGAAACCGCCGCCGGGCACCCCCACACCCTGGCACTGGTGCGCGCCACCTGTGCCGCCGGACGCATCGTCGTCATCTCCGCAGCCACGGTGATCGCGTCCTTGCTCGGTCTGCTGCTCTTCCCGCTGTACTTCCTGCGGTCGTTCGCGCTCGCCGGGATCAGCGTCGTCCTGCTGGCCTCGCTGGCTTCCCTCATCGTCATCCCAGCGGCCCTGGCGTGCTGGGGGGAACGCCTGGCGCAACGGGACCTGCTCGCCCGGTGGCGCCGCAGTACAGCAACGACCGGTCGCTGGCACCGGCTGGCCACCACCGTCATGCGCCGTCCGCTCGTCGTCGTGACTGCCGTCACCGCTGTGCTGCTGCTCCTGGCGTTGCCGTTCCGGCATGCCGCATTCGGGTTCAGCGACGAGCGCGCTCTTCCCTCCCACGCCCCGGAGGTGCACGCCGCGCAAACCCTGCGCCACGACTTCCCGCAGTTCCGTACGCATATCGATGTCGTCCTGCGCGGCTGGCAGCCCGCCGGTGCTCAGCGAGTGAAGGACCTTGATGCCTATGCCCGTCGGCTGGCGGGTCTGCCGCACGTGCAGGGGCTGCGCACGGCCACCGGCACATACGCCGACGGAAAAGCCGTAGGAACCTCGTGCTCCGATTCGCCCACCCAAAGTGTCTGCTCCCCTGATGAGCGCTTCACCGTCGTCGGCGGTACGTGGCTGGCGATCAGCACCGCCTCCCTGCCCTACTCCAGCGACGCCACCGGTCTCGTGCGTGCAATCGAGGACGTGCCGGCGCCCGCACCCGTCATGGCCGGCGGCCCCACGAAGGAGTTCCTGGACTCGCAAGCAGCGGTCGCCCGGGCGCTGCCGGCAGCGGTGACTGTCATTGTCCTGGCCACGCTGCTGCTGCTGTTCTTCTTCACACGCAGCCTCTTCCTGCCCGTCAAGGCTCTCGTGGTCAACAGCCTCAGTCTCACCGCGACCTTCGGCGCCATGGTCTTCGTCTTCCAGGACGGCCACTTCACCTGGCTCGTCGGCCACGTCACGGCTACGGGCACCACAGACCTGATGCTTCCCCTGATCGCCTTCTTCCTGGCTTTCGGGTTGTCCATGGACTACGAAATCCTGCTGCTCGCTCGGATCACCGAGGCTCACCAGCGCACCCGCGACACTGTCCAGGCCACGGCACAGGGCCTCCAAAGCGCCGCGCCCTTGTTCGCTGCCTCAGCGGCGCTCGTCCTCGTGGTTCTTTTGGCCATGGCGGCAGCCGATCTGGCCACCATCAAGCTGATCGCGGTCACCGTTGCCCTGTCCGTATTCCTGGACGTCCTCATCATCCGGCCCCTGCTCGTACCGGCAGTCATGGCGCTGGCAGGCTCCTTCAACTGGTGGGTGCCCGCCACTCTGCGGCATCTCATCCCCTCGCCGTCGACTGCGGCCAACGTTCCCGAGGGCGGGCGGAAGCACGAGGGCCCCAGCTCTTCAGGGGCGCTCACGCCGGAGACTGACCGTGGAAACGGTTCGACAAGCGGGCGGACGCAGGCGACACCCCGGTGA